From a region of the Paralichthys olivaceus isolate ysfri-2021 chromosome 4, ASM2471397v2, whole genome shotgun sequence genome:
- the hdr gene encoding tumor necrosis factor receptor superfamily member 10B isoform X1, translating into MKGSRRALVRKSHCSATFTEAQVFRLLVLLLSSTGVFPQSRIDFGRRTQRDILCSDNQYLNGNNCCLNCPAGTHVKSHCSKSGEKGQCQECDYRTYTAHPNELNQCFPCTPCRLDQEIVTPCSTTHDTECECKAGRFCDPHQACEVCKKCSKCEKDEEIERNCTSTTNTECKKIKPNSGSASGNKDVIAVVFPILGIVAVAVAVAGVILYRRYRSTDSQGDLPEEIKVVQCSTEERRNRETRRPSASNCKLVRAISSVATEDQHNVYKSLNSSASNSQHSLTGLQTALPVTAVRPVFAWTPVSTEEEHLLIPVNGEESLKKCFELFEEIEFDQHKRFFRHLGISDNVIKSKELDHYEDKIHDLLNIWLEQEGREASLNKLLKALLDLNQRRTAETVKEKAIANGHYFSVCL; encoded by the exons atgaaagGTTCCCGCAGGGCTCTTGTCAGAAAGTCTCACTGCTCCGCCACATTCACTGAGGCTCAG GTTTTTCGCCTGTTGGTCTTGCTCCTCTCATCCACGGGGGTATTTCCGCAGTCCCGCATTGACTTTGGAAGGAGGACCCAGCGAGATATCCTCTGCTCAGACAATCAGTACCTGAACGGCAACAACTGCTGCTTAAACTGTCCAGCTG GTACACATGTGAAATCACACTGCAGCAAATCAGGAGAGAAGGGGCAGTGTCAGGAATGCGACTACAGGACATACACTGCTCATCCCAATGAACTGAATCAGTGTTTCCCGTGCACACCGTGTCGTCTAG ATCAGGAAATTGTAACGCCGTGTTCGACCACTCATGATACTGAATGTGAGTGCAAAGCGGGAAGATTTTGTGATCCTCACCAAGCTTGTGAAGTATGCAAGAAATGTTCAAA GTGTGAAAAGGACGAGGAGATAGAGCGGAACTGCACCTCTACCACCAACACAGAGTGCAAGAAAATCAAGCCCAACTCTGGCTCGGCCTCAG GAAACAAAGACGTGATAGCTGTAGTCTTCCCGATTCTTGGCATAGTAGCAGTAGCAGTAGCAGTAGCAGGAGTAATCTTGTATAGGAGATACAGATCAACAG acTCTCAAGGCGATCTGCCAGAGGAGATTAAAGTTGTGCAG TGTTCCACTGAGGAAAGGAGGAACAGAGAAACCCGAAGGCCAAGCGCCTCTAACTGTAAACTGGTGAGAGCCATATCCTCTGTCGCTACGGAGGATCAGCATAATGTGTATAAAAGCCTCAACAGCTCAGCCAGTAACTCGCAGCATAGTCTAACCGGCCTGCAAACCGCCTTACCTGTAACCGCCGTCAGACCTGTGTTTGCCTGGACGCCCGTCAGTACG GAAGAGGAGCACTTACTCATTCCTGTGAATG GTGAAGAGTCTCTGAAGAAATGCTTTGAGCTTTTTGAGGAAATTGAGTTCGACCAACACAAGAGATTCTTCCGTCACCTTGGGATCAGCGACAATGTGATTAAAAGCAAAGAGCTTGACCACTATGAAGACAAGATCCATGACCTGCTGAATATTTGGTTGGAGCAAGAGGGCAGAGAGGCCAGCCTGAACAAACTGCTGAAAGCATTACTTGACTTAAATCAAAGGCGCACTGCGGAGACAGTCAAGGAGAAAGCTATTGCCAATGGtcattatttctctgtgtgcCTATGA
- the hdr gene encoding tumor necrosis factor receptor superfamily member 10B isoform X2: protein MWDRSSGVSTKNHCDRYSCWDESVRTCGLSVFNQSMTALITVFRLLVLLLSSTGVFPQSRIDFGRRTQRDILCSDNQYLNGNNCCLNCPAGTHVKSHCSKSGEKGQCQECDYRTYTAHPNELNQCFPCTPCRLDQEIVTPCSTTHDTECECKAGRFCDPHQACEVCKKCSKCEKDEEIERNCTSTTNTECKKIKPNSGSASGNKDVIAVVFPILGIVAVAVAVAGVILYRRYRSTDSQGDLPEEIKVVQCSTEERRNRETRRPSASNCKLVRAISSVATEDQHNVYKSLNSSASNSQHSLTGLQTALPVTAVRPVFAWTPVSTEEEHLLIPVNGEESLKKCFELFEEIEFDQHKRFFRHLGISDNVIKSKELDHYEDKIHDLLNIWLEQEGREASLNKLLKALLDLNQRRTAETVKEKAIANGHYFSVCL from the exons ATGTGGGACAGAAGCTCCGGTGTTTCCACTAAAAACCATTGCGATCGCTATTCTTGTTGGGATGAATCTGTCCGGACCTGTGGATTATCAGTTTTCAACCAAAGCATGACCGCCCTCATCACA GTTTTTCGCCTGTTGGTCTTGCTCCTCTCATCCACGGGGGTATTTCCGCAGTCCCGCATTGACTTTGGAAGGAGGACCCAGCGAGATATCCTCTGCTCAGACAATCAGTACCTGAACGGCAACAACTGCTGCTTAAACTGTCCAGCTG GTACACATGTGAAATCACACTGCAGCAAATCAGGAGAGAAGGGGCAGTGTCAGGAATGCGACTACAGGACATACACTGCTCATCCCAATGAACTGAATCAGTGTTTCCCGTGCACACCGTGTCGTCTAG ATCAGGAAATTGTAACGCCGTGTTCGACCACTCATGATACTGAATGTGAGTGCAAAGCGGGAAGATTTTGTGATCCTCACCAAGCTTGTGAAGTATGCAAGAAATGTTCAAA GTGTGAAAAGGACGAGGAGATAGAGCGGAACTGCACCTCTACCACCAACACAGAGTGCAAGAAAATCAAGCCCAACTCTGGCTCGGCCTCAG GAAACAAAGACGTGATAGCTGTAGTCTTCCCGATTCTTGGCATAGTAGCAGTAGCAGTAGCAGTAGCAGGAGTAATCTTGTATAGGAGATACAGATCAACAG acTCTCAAGGCGATCTGCCAGAGGAGATTAAAGTTGTGCAG TGTTCCACTGAGGAAAGGAGGAACAGAGAAACCCGAAGGCCAAGCGCCTCTAACTGTAAACTGGTGAGAGCCATATCCTCTGTCGCTACGGAGGATCAGCATAATGTGTATAAAAGCCTCAACAGCTCAGCCAGTAACTCGCAGCATAGTCTAACCGGCCTGCAAACCGCCTTACCTGTAACCGCCGTCAGACCTGTGTTTGCCTGGACGCCCGTCAGTACG GAAGAGGAGCACTTACTCATTCCTGTGAATG GTGAAGAGTCTCTGAAGAAATGCTTTGAGCTTTTTGAGGAAATTGAGTTCGACCAACACAAGAGATTCTTCCGTCACCTTGGGATCAGCGACAATGTGATTAAAAGCAAAGAGCTTGACCACTATGAAGACAAGATCCATGACCTGCTGAATATTTGGTTGGAGCAAGAGGGCAGAGAGGCCAGCCTGAACAAACTGCTGAAAGCATTACTTGACTTAAATCAAAGGCGCACTGCGGAGACAGTCAAGGAGAAAGCTATTGCCAATGGtcattatttctctgtgtgcCTATGA
- the hdr gene encoding tumor necrosis factor receptor superfamily member 10B isoform X5 codes for MWDRSSGVSTKNHCDRYSCWDESVRTCGLSVFNQSMTALITVFRLLVLLLSSTGVFPQSRIDFGRRTQRDILCSDNQYLNGNNCCLNCPAGTHVKSHCSKSGEKGQCQECDYRTYTAHPNELNQCFPCTPCRLDQEIVTPCSTTHDTECECKAGRFCDPHQACEVCKKCSKCEKDEEIERNCTSTTNTECKKIKPNSGSASGNKDVIAVVFPILGIVAVAVAVAGVILYRRYRSTDSQGDLPEEIKVVQEEEHLLIPVNGEESLKKCFELFEEIEFDQHKRFFRHLGISDNVIKSKELDHYEDKIHDLLNIWLEQEGREASLNKLLKALLDLNQRRTAETVKEKAIANGHYFSVCL; via the exons ATGTGGGACAGAAGCTCCGGTGTTTCCACTAAAAACCATTGCGATCGCTATTCTTGTTGGGATGAATCTGTCCGGACCTGTGGATTATCAGTTTTCAACCAAAGCATGACCGCCCTCATCACA GTTTTTCGCCTGTTGGTCTTGCTCCTCTCATCCACGGGGGTATTTCCGCAGTCCCGCATTGACTTTGGAAGGAGGACCCAGCGAGATATCCTCTGCTCAGACAATCAGTACCTGAACGGCAACAACTGCTGCTTAAACTGTCCAGCTG GTACACATGTGAAATCACACTGCAGCAAATCAGGAGAGAAGGGGCAGTGTCAGGAATGCGACTACAGGACATACACTGCTCATCCCAATGAACTGAATCAGTGTTTCCCGTGCACACCGTGTCGTCTAG ATCAGGAAATTGTAACGCCGTGTTCGACCACTCATGATACTGAATGTGAGTGCAAAGCGGGAAGATTTTGTGATCCTCACCAAGCTTGTGAAGTATGCAAGAAATGTTCAAA GTGTGAAAAGGACGAGGAGATAGAGCGGAACTGCACCTCTACCACCAACACAGAGTGCAAGAAAATCAAGCCCAACTCTGGCTCGGCCTCAG GAAACAAAGACGTGATAGCTGTAGTCTTCCCGATTCTTGGCATAGTAGCAGTAGCAGTAGCAGTAGCAGGAGTAATCTTGTATAGGAGATACAGATCAACAG acTCTCAAGGCGATCTGCCAGAGGAGATTAAAGTTGTGCAG GAAGAGGAGCACTTACTCATTCCTGTGAATG GTGAAGAGTCTCTGAAGAAATGCTTTGAGCTTTTTGAGGAAATTGAGTTCGACCAACACAAGAGATTCTTCCGTCACCTTGGGATCAGCGACAATGTGATTAAAAGCAAAGAGCTTGACCACTATGAAGACAAGATCCATGACCTGCTGAATATTTGGTTGGAGCAAGAGGGCAGAGAGGCCAGCCTGAACAAACTGCTGAAAGCATTACTTGACTTAAATCAAAGGCGCACTGCGGAGACAGTCAAGGAGAAAGCTATTGCCAATGGtcattatttctctgtgtgcCTATGA
- the hdr gene encoding tumor necrosis factor receptor superfamily member 10B isoform X3, which produces MWDRSSGVSTKNHCDRYSCWDESVRTCGLSVFNQSMTALITVFRLLVLLLSSTGVFPQSRIDFGRRTQRDILCSDNQYLNGNNCCLNCPAGTHVKSHCSKSGEKGQCQECDYRTYTAHPNELNQCFPCTPCRLDQEIVTPCSTTHDTECECKAGRFCDPHQACEVCKKCSKCEKDEEIERNCTSTTNTECKKIKPNSGSASGNKDVIAVVFPILGIVAVAVAVAGVILYRRYRSTDSQGDLPEEIKVVQCSTEERRNRETRRPSASNCKLEEEHLLIPVNGEESLKKCFELFEEIEFDQHKRFFRHLGISDNVIKSKELDHYEDKIHDLLNIWLEQEGREASLNKLLKALLDLNQRRTAETVKEKAIANGHYFSVCL; this is translated from the exons ATGTGGGACAGAAGCTCCGGTGTTTCCACTAAAAACCATTGCGATCGCTATTCTTGTTGGGATGAATCTGTCCGGACCTGTGGATTATCAGTTTTCAACCAAAGCATGACCGCCCTCATCACA GTTTTTCGCCTGTTGGTCTTGCTCCTCTCATCCACGGGGGTATTTCCGCAGTCCCGCATTGACTTTGGAAGGAGGACCCAGCGAGATATCCTCTGCTCAGACAATCAGTACCTGAACGGCAACAACTGCTGCTTAAACTGTCCAGCTG GTACACATGTGAAATCACACTGCAGCAAATCAGGAGAGAAGGGGCAGTGTCAGGAATGCGACTACAGGACATACACTGCTCATCCCAATGAACTGAATCAGTGTTTCCCGTGCACACCGTGTCGTCTAG ATCAGGAAATTGTAACGCCGTGTTCGACCACTCATGATACTGAATGTGAGTGCAAAGCGGGAAGATTTTGTGATCCTCACCAAGCTTGTGAAGTATGCAAGAAATGTTCAAA GTGTGAAAAGGACGAGGAGATAGAGCGGAACTGCACCTCTACCACCAACACAGAGTGCAAGAAAATCAAGCCCAACTCTGGCTCGGCCTCAG GAAACAAAGACGTGATAGCTGTAGTCTTCCCGATTCTTGGCATAGTAGCAGTAGCAGTAGCAGTAGCAGGAGTAATCTTGTATAGGAGATACAGATCAACAG acTCTCAAGGCGATCTGCCAGAGGAGATTAAAGTTGTGCAG TGTTCCACTGAGGAAAGGAGGAACAGAGAAACCCGAAGGCCAAGCGCCTCTAACTGTAAACTG GAAGAGGAGCACTTACTCATTCCTGTGAATG GTGAAGAGTCTCTGAAGAAATGCTTTGAGCTTTTTGAGGAAATTGAGTTCGACCAACACAAGAGATTCTTCCGTCACCTTGGGATCAGCGACAATGTGATTAAAAGCAAAGAGCTTGACCACTATGAAGACAAGATCCATGACCTGCTGAATATTTGGTTGGAGCAAGAGGGCAGAGAGGCCAGCCTGAACAAACTGCTGAAAGCATTACTTGACTTAAATCAAAGGCGCACTGCGGAGACAGTCAAGGAGAAAGCTATTGCCAATGGtcattatttctctgtgtgcCTATGA
- the hdr gene encoding tumor necrosis factor receptor superfamily member 10B isoform X4: protein MKGSRRALVRKSHCSATFTEAQVFRLLVLLLSSTGVFPQSRIDFGRRTQRDILCSDNQYLNGNNCCLNCPAGTHVKSHCSKSGEKGQCQECDYRTYTAHPNELNQCFPCTPCRLDQEIVTPCSTTHDTECECKAGRFCDPHQACEVCKKCSKCEKDEEIERNCTSTTNTECKKIKPNSGSASGNKDVIAVVFPILGIVAVAVAVAGVILYRRYRSTDSQGDLPEEIKVVQCSTEERRNRETRRPSASNCKLEEEHLLIPVNGEESLKKCFELFEEIEFDQHKRFFRHLGISDNVIKSKELDHYEDKIHDLLNIWLEQEGREASLNKLLKALLDLNQRRTAETVKEKAIANGHYFSVCL from the exons atgaaagGTTCCCGCAGGGCTCTTGTCAGAAAGTCTCACTGCTCCGCCACATTCACTGAGGCTCAG GTTTTTCGCCTGTTGGTCTTGCTCCTCTCATCCACGGGGGTATTTCCGCAGTCCCGCATTGACTTTGGAAGGAGGACCCAGCGAGATATCCTCTGCTCAGACAATCAGTACCTGAACGGCAACAACTGCTGCTTAAACTGTCCAGCTG GTACACATGTGAAATCACACTGCAGCAAATCAGGAGAGAAGGGGCAGTGTCAGGAATGCGACTACAGGACATACACTGCTCATCCCAATGAACTGAATCAGTGTTTCCCGTGCACACCGTGTCGTCTAG ATCAGGAAATTGTAACGCCGTGTTCGACCACTCATGATACTGAATGTGAGTGCAAAGCGGGAAGATTTTGTGATCCTCACCAAGCTTGTGAAGTATGCAAGAAATGTTCAAA GTGTGAAAAGGACGAGGAGATAGAGCGGAACTGCACCTCTACCACCAACACAGAGTGCAAGAAAATCAAGCCCAACTCTGGCTCGGCCTCAG GAAACAAAGACGTGATAGCTGTAGTCTTCCCGATTCTTGGCATAGTAGCAGTAGCAGTAGCAGTAGCAGGAGTAATCTTGTATAGGAGATACAGATCAACAG acTCTCAAGGCGATCTGCCAGAGGAGATTAAAGTTGTGCAG TGTTCCACTGAGGAAAGGAGGAACAGAGAAACCCGAAGGCCAAGCGCCTCTAACTGTAAACTG GAAGAGGAGCACTTACTCATTCCTGTGAATG GTGAAGAGTCTCTGAAGAAATGCTTTGAGCTTTTTGAGGAAATTGAGTTCGACCAACACAAGAGATTCTTCCGTCACCTTGGGATCAGCGACAATGTGATTAAAAGCAAAGAGCTTGACCACTATGAAGACAAGATCCATGACCTGCTGAATATTTGGTTGGAGCAAGAGGGCAGAGAGGCCAGCCTGAACAAACTGCTGAAAGCATTACTTGACTTAAATCAAAGGCGCACTGCGGAGACAGTCAAGGAGAAAGCTATTGCCAATGGtcattatttctctgtgtgcCTATGA
- the hdr gene encoding tumor necrosis factor receptor superfamily member 22 isoform X6, which produces MWDRSSGVSTKNHCDRYSCWDESVRTCGLSVFNQSMTALITVFRLLVLLLSSTGVFPQSRIDFGRRTQRDILCSDNQYLNGNNCCLNCPAGTHVKSHCSKSGEKGQCQECDYRTYTAHPNELNQCFPCTPCRLDQEIVTPCSTTHDTECECKAGRFCDPHQACEVCKKCSKCEKDEEIERNCTSTTNTECKKIKPNSGSASGNKDVIAVVFPILGIVAVAVAVAGVILYRRYRSTDSQGDLPEEIKVVQCSTEERRNRETRRPSASNCKLVRAISSVATEDQHNVYKSLNSSASNSQHSLTGLQTALPVTAVRPVFAWTPVSTKEGEDP; this is translated from the exons ATGTGGGACAGAAGCTCCGGTGTTTCCACTAAAAACCATTGCGATCGCTATTCTTGTTGGGATGAATCTGTCCGGACCTGTGGATTATCAGTTTTCAACCAAAGCATGACCGCCCTCATCACA GTTTTTCGCCTGTTGGTCTTGCTCCTCTCATCCACGGGGGTATTTCCGCAGTCCCGCATTGACTTTGGAAGGAGGACCCAGCGAGATATCCTCTGCTCAGACAATCAGTACCTGAACGGCAACAACTGCTGCTTAAACTGTCCAGCTG GTACACATGTGAAATCACACTGCAGCAAATCAGGAGAGAAGGGGCAGTGTCAGGAATGCGACTACAGGACATACACTGCTCATCCCAATGAACTGAATCAGTGTTTCCCGTGCACACCGTGTCGTCTAG ATCAGGAAATTGTAACGCCGTGTTCGACCACTCATGATACTGAATGTGAGTGCAAAGCGGGAAGATTTTGTGATCCTCACCAAGCTTGTGAAGTATGCAAGAAATGTTCAAA GTGTGAAAAGGACGAGGAGATAGAGCGGAACTGCACCTCTACCACCAACACAGAGTGCAAGAAAATCAAGCCCAACTCTGGCTCGGCCTCAG GAAACAAAGACGTGATAGCTGTAGTCTTCCCGATTCTTGGCATAGTAGCAGTAGCAGTAGCAGTAGCAGGAGTAATCTTGTATAGGAGATACAGATCAACAG acTCTCAAGGCGATCTGCCAGAGGAGATTAAAGTTGTGCAG TGTTCCACTGAGGAAAGGAGGAACAGAGAAACCCGAAGGCCAAGCGCCTCTAACTGTAAACTGGTGAGAGCCATATCCTCTGTCGCTACGGAGGATCAGCATAATGTGTATAAAAGCCTCAACAGCTCAGCCAGTAACTCGCAGCATAGTCTAACCGGCCTGCAAACCGCCTTACCTGTAACCGCCGTCAGACCTGTGTTTGCCTGGACGCCCGTCAGTACG AAAGAGGGTGAAGATCCTTAG